DNA from Parageobacillus thermoglucosidasius:
CGGCATTAATAAAAGCACCCCGCCGATAAATACACAAATTCCGTCGAGAATCGCTCCGCTTGGAAGGCGTCCATAGAAAATTTCCCGTTTTGCTTCTTCCACAACGGCCAACCCCTGCCGCTTTGCGAGCCACACTCCCATCATCCCTGTGAGCATGATAAACGCGACTGTCGGCCATATGCCGATCAGTTTGCCGAAGAGAATAAAGAGCACGATTTCCAAGGCAGGCATAACTATCAACATTCCGATAAGCCATTTCATCTTTATTTCTCCCTTTCGGAAAAAGAATAAAAACAGAGAATTGCTCTCTGTTTTTATTATACCTTATAACACGCTTGCATGCCCTTGATACACGGCGCCAAATCCGGCATCGACTGTAATCTCCTGCCCGTCTTTTAAAATCGATGTCGCGTTTTCTACACCGACAACAACAGGAATGCCGAGGTTTAGACCGACGACTGCGGCGTGGCTCGTTAATCCGCCTTCCTCGGTAATGATCGCCGCCGCTTTCTTCAGCGCTTCCATCATGTCGGCATCCGTGCAGTGCGTTACTAAAATTCCGCCTTCTACCATTTTGTTGATAGCCTCTTCCGCCGTGTTCGCAATAATCACCTTGCCGAACGCAGACTTACGGCCGATTCCTTGGCCTTTCGCGATAATGTCCCCGATCACATGCACTTTCATCAAGTTCGTCGATCCCGTTTCTCCAACTGGAACTCCCGCGGTAATGACGACTAAATCACCATGTTTAACTACTCCTGATTTTATCGCCGCTTCTACGGCAATATCAAGCATTTCATCGGTCGTGTTCACTTGTGGGGCAACTTGCGAATATACTCCCCATATGAGCGCCAATTTACGCGATACCGATTCGTCGGCAGTAACCGCTACAATCGGTGCTTTCGGGCGGTATTTTGACACCATGCCTGCTGTTCTCCCGCTCACCGTCGGCGTTACAATTGCAGCCACGTCAAGATTCAGCGCCGTATGCGCAACAGACTGGCCAATTGCATCGGTAATCGTCGTCGCGCTCTCTTTTGTCCGTTGTGCTAATAGTTCCCGGTATTGCAGCGCTTGTTCTGTGCGCAAAGCAATTTGGTGCATGGTTTTAACCGCTTCTACCGGATAGTGTCCGGCCGCTGTTTCTCCAGATAACATCACCGCATCTGTTCCATCGAAAATCGCATTCGCGACATCGCTTGCCTCTGCCCGCGTCGGTCTTGGGTTACGCTGCATTGAATCAAGCATTTGTGTAGCCGTAATAACCGGTTTACCAAGCATATTGCATTTTTTGATCAGCACTTTTTGGATAAGCGGCACTTCTTCAGCTGGAATTTCCACGCCAAGGTCGCCGCGCGCCACCATAAGCCCATCCGCGACTTCTAAAATTTCATCAATATTATCAACGCCTTCTTGATTTTCGATTTTAGCAATGATTTGAATATGAAGCGCGTCGTTTGCCTCAAGCAGTTCACGGATTTCTAATATGTCAGAAGCGCGGCGCACAAATGAAGCAGCGATAAAATCAATGCCTTGCTCGATGCCAAACAAAATGTCTTGGCGGTCTTTTTCTGTAATGCCCGGCAAATTGACGCGAACCCCAGGCACGTTAACTCCTTTTTTGTTTTTCAGCACGCCGCCATTTAATACTTTTGTCACGATTTCGCGCGCTTGCCGATCAACCGAAATCACTTCTAACCCGATTAAACCGTCATCGAGAAGAATTTTTGCCCCAGGAGCGACATCATCAACTAGCTTTTCATACGTAACGGAAATTTTCTCCGGTGTCCCAAGCACTTCTTGCATCGAAATGACAAGCTGTTCTCCTTCTTTTAGCTCAATCGCTCCGTTTTCCATATTATGTGTGCGAATTTCCGGGCCTTTTGTGTCTAAAAGGATCGCTACTGTTTTTCCTGTCC
Protein-coding regions in this window:
- a CDS encoding FxsA family protein encodes the protein MKWLIGMLIVMPALEIVLFILFGKLIGIWPTVAFIMLTGMMGVWLAKRQGLAVVEEAKREIFYGRLPSGAILDGICVFIGGVLLLMPGFLTDAVGVFLLLPATRSFVKPYVARWLKSFFETKTFFFYR
- the pyk gene encoding pyruvate kinase, producing MMRKTKIVCTIGPASESVDRLVELINAGMNVARLNFSHGDYAEHGRRIQNIREAVKRTGKTVAILLDTKGPEIRTHNMENGAIELKEGEQLVISMQEVLGTPEKISVTYEKLVDDVAPGAKILLDDGLIGLEVISVDRQAREIVTKVLNGGVLKNKKGVNVPGVRVNLPGITEKDRQDILFGIEQGIDFIAASFVRRASDILEIRELLEANDALHIQIIAKIENQEGVDNIDEILEVADGLMVARGDLGVEIPAEEVPLIQKVLIKKCNMLGKPVITATQMLDSMQRNPRPTRAEASDVANAIFDGTDAVMLSGETAAGHYPVEAVKTMHQIALRTEQALQYRELLAQRTKESATTITDAIGQSVAHTALNLDVAAIVTPTVSGRTAGMVSKYRPKAPIVAVTADESVSRKLALIWGVYSQVAPQVNTTDEMLDIAVEAAIKSGVVKHGDLVVITAGVPVGETGSTNLMKVHVIGDIIAKGQGIGRKSAFGKVIIANTAEEAINKMVEGGILVTHCTDADMMEALKKAAAIITEEGGLTSHAAVVGLNLGIPVVVGVENATSILKDGQEITVDAGFGAVYQGHASVL